The genomic segment ggtTGACCCCTTTCTCAATTCGTTTGTTGAGTACATAGGGAAAAGTGTGGACATAAAAGTGAATTTTTTCGGTATTCGATACATTCAAGTCTAAGTCTCCATATATGTGGACAATGTTAACATGTTCTGCTTAGATCCACATCAGACTGATGTTTGTCTTCAATTAGTTTTAACTGGCCTCAAGAACTAAATTGCAGCAAGAGCAAGACCATGTTTTCAtgaatgaaatatatttttgcaaAAAGAGCTCGGCCTCAAATGGGCTGTCAACAGgtaattcttaattccaggtgttCTACATATGTGTATTGAAAACGAGCCAAAATTGTATGTCTTTGGGTATCAGTAACTTATTTATATATGTATGCAGCAGCATGACATTATTGCGGAAAATCACTATTGGACTGATGGgtgaatcacagaattcctacaacacagaaagagacaaTTTGGCACATCAAGTTTGTGGTGTTTGTGATACAGCATCATTTGACCTTGATAAATTCACTGGTACTGGACTACCTACAGACAATGTCAGGAGAcattgatttgaaaataaaagtggAAATGAGGCAAGCTGAAACAGGACTGCAAGAAGCAGCCATGGGGTTGACCCCACTGTTGAAGTGCTCTTTATGTTGTTCCTTAAGAGTTGGTTGCTGTGGTGTTTGGTCTAATATCTGGTCTGTTCACTACACTGGCCAATGATTTACACAATTAAGTGGACTGAAGACATGTTTTGCtttataaaaagcaaaagaactgcagatgctgtaaatcagaaacaaacacagaaattgctggaaaagctcagcaggcctggcagcaactgggaagagaaatcagaattaacgtttccgatctggtgacccttcctcagacctgaaacgttaactctgatttctctgcactggtgctgccagactcgctgagatTTTCCTACAGTTTCTGTTCAATGTATTCCTCGTGGTGGCCCAAGACAGGGAATGTCCGCTTGCAATCTTGTGGCCTTTTGTGACATGTGGGCACTTTAGTACATACAGTGTTTGTATGTTATAGGGACCACATTAATTTGGTTGGATAGGTTCCTTTTGCTTTTGTTGGGAAACGTTTTCTTGAGCTGCTTCCAATTTGATTGGACTGTACCAATGATGTCCTTTAAAAAGTATGTGTTACTCTCATTGGTTTATTAAAAATAGGTCAGGATACCAGATATATCTCTGGCCTGCAGCTTTTCTGTGGGTCAGGGTGAGGTGGGCAATGGCCTTTGAGGTGACCAGCCAcaagggcacggattgtgccgCTGACACCGTACTTGAAGTTGGCCACAGGCTGTTCCATGTGAACAGGCGGCTGCTGGCATCGACCAGCGAGTATTTCCGAGCCTTGTTCGGGGGTGGTACCAGGGAGAGCTCGGAGAATCACATCGTGTTGCGGGGCCTGGATCCCGAAGTCTTCCAGCTGCTGCTGGGCTTTGCCGCCCGGGGCCAAGTGAATGTGGAGCGGcggaatgtggaggctttgctGGAGGCGGCCGATTTCTTGCTCTTTGACCGGGTCAAGCTGCTGTGCGCCACCTTCTTGCAGCGAGAGCTGAGAGTGGGGAACTGCGCGGGGGCCTTGGCCTTGGCCCGGCGTTTGGCCTGCCCCAGCCTAGCGGCCGCCGCCCGTGGTGTCGCCCTTACCCACCTGGCCGCCTTCATGGACGACGAGGAAGAGTTCCTGCAGCTTCCGAAAGAGGCTCTAGCCGAGCTTTTGGCCAGTGACCACCTATACGTGGCCAGAGAAGACCAGGTATTTGAAGCGGTGATGAAATGGGCGAGTCACCACAACAGCAGGGAAAGTCACTTTCTGGAGTTGCTGGCCTTGGTCCGGGCCCCGTTCCTGAGCCTGTCTTTCCTCGATCTGCTGATTAAACGCTCCAAGTGCAGCCTGCAGGCTGACCCTCACAACAGACTCCTGAGAATATTAAATCACAGCCTTCCCCAGAGTTGGACCATGGCCCGGTCCCAGACCCAAATCAGCAGGAGCTATGATACCATGTATGTTCTGGGAGGCAAACATGAGCAAGAACAGCAGGAACTATTTCAGTTTCACCCTCAAACGAACACTTGGCAAGCCTGCTCTCCTCTCCGACGCAGAAACCTCACCCAATATGCCGTAGCAACAGTAGGTAACACCATGTGCAAATTATAGCACAGAAGGTTGAGTCAGCTGCTTGGCACAGTTTTAGggttggggtgtggggtgggggactaATGTATAAACATGACTGCCTATATGTACAATATTCTGTTTGTAGGCTGGTTTAAAAACCCATTTCAGTGCCCATCCAAATAATACTTTCCATTGCTGGAGCACAAAAATTTCTGTTCCAGGCACCTAGGGTCTGAATCAAAATTAGAGGGAGCTTTCTGCATTTGCTACATGTAACATTAACTCTTGACAAACATTGTGGTTGAAGAGTAGTCCCCATTCAATGCAGAAAACTAAACCTCAGAAGCATTATGTTATGGAGCAGaccaaaccctctcaaaatatattaagacgATAGTGTAgaccttaactttttcttattttaaaggtaagtagAAGGTgttgtattccagatgcaatttgattggtcaacctaaccaggcttgaaacaaaacacagtttattcatacactgtaattaaaatacagacaaaataaaagaattgacTTATCTCTAACTCCATCAAAATgcataacaaaataatatatataaatgatttgtaattcacttccaatatagtaacatcccataaacacacccttggaaaaggcaaatttagtaaaataaattgtctcaaATGCAAATCTAGCagtaggaagagaaccccagcttttagctttAACAGGGAGAGAAATAAGAACTTCCACATTCAGCTTCAAGACTCGAGCGACTGCTACTGAAGGCTAAAATGAGAAAAGTCCTGGTTCGcgactgtgggtttcctccaggtgtactggtttcttcccacagtccaaagctgtgcagattaggtggattgaccatgttaaattgctcatggtgtccaaggatgtgcaatctaggtggattagtcatgggaaatgcagggacatGGGTCTGGAGTGGGTcagctgggtgggatgctgtttgcagtgtcGGTTTGAACGTGGTGGATCAAATAGTCTGCTTACATACTGTAGTGACTCTGTTGGAGCTGGActtcacccattcaggctgcttctgttcTATGaaaagctcagttggctggatagctgttTTACGATGCAGTGTAACActaacagcatgagttcaattcttgCACCAGCTGAACTTACTGTGAAGAACTctcctcctcaatctctcccctcacctgactAGTGTGACCCCCAGGCTGAACCACCATTGTCCAATGAGAGAAAaacctatggtcctctgggactacgGCACCCTTACCTATtcaggttcttgattgtcaaggggatcaagggttatggggagaaagcgggagaatggggttgaggaacttatcagccatgattgaatggcagagcagactcagtgtgctgaatggcctaatttctgttcctatgtcttaatAATTGTTCCAAAAAAAACAGCATCTCACAAGCTGCTTTATTGGCTTTCGAGCAGACTGCTCACTACCTCTGTCGTAACCTTTCTACATAatgaaaaaaaggacaaaatacacctcttagaACCATAGTATCGCCACAGTTAAGTGTGAATTTTTATACCTGAGGGTCCCAGACTCAATTCACCCAGAACCTTTACATCCTAGAGGCAGAGGAAAGCCGACCAGCATAGTGTTTTGACTTACAGAGAATAGTGCACCAATTATCAAGCTCCACTGTTCCGCACACCATCACGAATGTGTCAATACCACAAACCACATAGAAGATCAGTTTGTCTGACTGACTGCTGTGCAAGGCAAAAGCAATTCTCACACAGTTTGATCATTCACaacaaaatattttattcattGTAAACACAGTTATTATTTATTACATGTCAGAGAGAATTGAAGGATAACTAACCTCCTACTGTGTGTTATACCATCtactttaaacccatgccctaAATATAGACACATATTTTCAAATAAGACAGATAGCAAATATGCATGGAAAATATAGACAGGCAATACACAATTCTGAAAACCAAAAGTCTAGATCAGAAGGGTGACTTAAATTGTCTCCCACAGACCTTTTGATTTTAGAGTGATTGTTGTTCTACTCAATAGTTGATCAGGTGAACAAGGTCTTAtgtcagatttttttcttttcctttttgtttgtcttttcacTCACttggagagatggagaaagataTTTTCTGCTTGCAGGCTCTGGATGGTTTTGACTGTACTACTTCCATCAGTCTGTAACAAACTGCAGTTCAGTCAATCTGAGGGCTTTCATCAGGCAGCAAATCTTTAACTCAAAAATTCCTGACTCAATAATGTGACAGCCTTAATGCTCCAAAAGCAACATCGTTTTGCACAGCTGAAAACGCATATCACTTGATTTTTCAAAATTGTATAACACTGCCCAACTTCCTTTTCCATTTACAGgccaaaaaggggaaaaaatataGTCTATTACAATAGATTTCATAAATTAAAGTTTAATGCACTTTACCATTCACCCTCAGGTACTTAAAGTGTCAGATAATCTTTGACTCGTTAGCTTTTTAAGAACTTGAACAAATGTGAAAAAGAAATACATCTACCTCCCATTCATTTTTATCCAGATTTATGTCTGCACCTGTCACACAGGAAATTGAACCACGATCGATTTAACTGAAATTCCAAAAGATTGGTGAACAATTTTCTCCCACCAGGAAGATGGGAAATTCGGATTAGTCTCCCAGGGTCACCTCTGGCCTTATAATATCAGTGATGTGTGCTTTTAGAttcattaaagaaaggaaagaTAAATAACATCTATACTTTGCTTGGTAGGTCAGGTGTTTAGCCACATCTGTAATAAAGGTAACATTGCTACCGTCttactggaccatagggctgctctctctcattagagagagagatgattagtggtgatttaacctaaggatcaccatgcctcagacaagagtccttcatggtaatctcaaccAGTGCAAGAATCAAACCGATGCTATTGGAATCACTCtccattgcaaaccagccatccaactaaGTGAGCTATCACTTGTTAATTATGTAATATGTCAATTAAATCACATGCCAAGGCTGTCACATATCTTGAGCACAAATGTAGTATTTGGTTGGGGTGCCACTTTAATTACTCAATCAAATATCTGATTTGTTATCTGTCAATAAATCACAAGGGAACAAGGGGCTAATCAGGATTATTTAACCCAGAGAAAACCCAACAtttaaatcagttttttttcaaattcacacATCACATGTATGAAAAAATAAATTATGCATAATTTATTGAAACCATTTGTGTTTTCTGTTTAGGTTGGTGTATTGTGTGTTAGTTGTTGACTCAGAGATAATAAGCTTATTTCCCAGCTAGAAGATTGTAGGTATACACCCCATGCTGGAAACAAATTCACACTGATGGTACTCATAGAATGCAACAGCCAGAAGAACcacctttcagatgagatatcAGACCCACTCTTTCAGGTGCATATAAAAGATTCCACACTACTATTTTAAGAATAGTGTAGGGGTTATTACTGTTGATatagtcaatatttatccttcagtcaGCACAAATACACAGCGAGATTTGATTGCTTTTATGTTTGTGAAACCTTGCTATTTGTAAACTGTCTGCTGCAattcctgcattacaacaatgACGACCTTTCAACAGTGGCTGTGTAGTGTTTTGGGTCATTCCAAAGTCATGAAAGGACTCTTAAATAAAAATTCTTTCTCACTCTTAAAAGTTTCATTTATATTGCAAAGGCAATAGAATATcactcaagataataaagtgtgaagctgaatgaacacagcaggccaagcggcgtctcaggagcacaaaagctgatgaaggatctaggcccaaaacgtcagcttttgtgctcctgagatgctgcttggcctgctgtgttcatccagcttcacactttattatcttggattgtccagcatctgcagttcccattatctctgatacaattttaacctcactacaaagcctcttccagggatgcctaacctgaagaagttagcctcctccctccagaccaacctcaaggaatctctctcccactgcaactttcttgtaatctcttcagccttgaaactgctcgaccatgtcctgaagcaaaccaggtaccacagtcacatcaccttcctcagcacctgcctacggaaccggatcatccccattcGACTACAGTCTACAGTCaaaccttcccaatttggccccaacggtgaccacctctacacccagaaaattcagactcttcagaagtgtttctccctgcgagtcctgaaacagacactcgcggCCGTGcaccggcacctccaggcactgcaatccaacctgccccagctcagagtctccctctcccagacctgcaaaggacctctgctgttttttatcctccgcaggatccacagactgaacacccagttctactcagtTTCACTGGACaccaaagctctctgatgaagggtctaggcccaaaacatcagcttttgtgctcctgagatgctgcttggcctgctgtgttcatccagctacacactttattatcttggattctccagcatctgcagttcccattatctctagaatatCGCTCAATCCTGGATGAAAAACACAACACACTGCTTCCTCTTTGTAGAATACATGcaacaatctctcttccaaagctacactggcaccatccccccacctcttcctctgttatatcgatgactgtattaGCGCTGCTTCGTGGTCcctcagttcatccacttcactaacactttccaccccCAACCTTAAGTTGACCTGGACCATCTGCGATACCtttctcttcttcctggacctctctgtttccttttctggCAACcccctggaaaccaatatctatttcaagcctacaaGCTTCAAcggttacctagaatacaccttctctcacccagcttactgcaaaaatgctatcccctattcccaattcctttgcctccgctgtatctgctcctgagatgaggcattccactcccggacatcccagatgtcctcgtttttcaaggaccgcaacttcccctccatacTGTTCAAAAACGCCTTCAGCtgcatctctcacatttcccacagctcatccctcacatatcaccccaccaaccactgGATCCAACGAATCATcttccaccacttctgccacctgtaatctgaccccactaccgaggacatgtttctctccccacccttatctgcctcccAAGGAaccactctgtgactcccttgttcattccacactccccagcaactgcaggaagtgttacacctgccccaaacctccccactcacctccatcccatgccccaagaaaatcttccacattaaatagatgttcacctgcacatctgctaatgtggtatactgtatccgctattcccactgtggcctcctctacatcggggaaaccaaacggaggcttggagaccactttgtggaacacctacactcaatttgtgacaaacgactgcacctcccaatcgtgaaccacttcatctacccctcccactccttggacgacatgtccatcctgggcctcctccagtgccacaacgatgccacccggacctcatattttgcttggaaacccctgcagcccaatggtatcaatgtgggcttcacaagcttcaaaatgtccctgcctccaaccgcatcccaaaagcagcccagctcattcccccttcctaacctgtccatcgTTTCTcccacacctcccacctcaacccctacccccaccttctacctaccagcctcatccctgcctccttgacctgtccatcttcccttgactgacctactcccatcctaactccccaccgacactcacctttctggctccatccctgcctccttgacctgtctgcctcctctctacctatctactcctttatccaccttccatccgccACCCCCCTGTTTATTACAGAACCATttttccctccctcatttctgaaaaagggtccagacctgaaacatcagctttcctgctcccctgatgctgcttggcctgctgtgttcatccagctctacatcttgttatctcttaacacTGCCTTAAAGGTAGTTATCAGGTATTACAAATGCTTACAAGAAGTTCCTATGTTGAgaaagcacagtgtggagctggaggagcacagcaggccaggcagcatcagaggagcaggaaagttgacgttttgggttgggactcttattcaaaaatgggggaggtggaagggagctccgaaataaataaagagggaaggggtggggcaggggaaggtaggtggaatggtaaTAGATGAGTGCagtaggcaatggtggggattggtcagtgaggtgggaggagcagataggtgggagaaaagatagacagcttgtgtcaggtcatggaggtggggatgagagggagggttggtcatgggacgaggccgagggtggggagattttgaaactggtctcCGAGGTTCAgcttggcctcaccaatgtacaggaggtcacatcaggagcaagcagaggctcggagactgctttgtagagcacacGCACTCCATTCACAACAAtgacaccttccagtcgtgaaccacttcagctTCGCCTCCCACTCCcaaggcgacatgtccatcctgggcctccttcagtgttaCAATGgtaccacctggaaactggaggagcagcacctcatattccaccttgggagcccaTAATCCAATGGTGTCGATGTggactttatcagtttcaaaatttgcctacctgcactcacctatcaccatcccacctactttccccagccccaccctttctctatttattttggagctgccttccccctcccccatttctgaagaagggtcccaacttgaaacatcaactttcctgctcctttgatgctggttgacctgctgtgctgttccagctccacactgttgtcccTGATTCCAGCATCGctggttcttactatctcttcctCAGTGTTGATCTTTTATTGTGTTTGAAGTCTGAGCTTGACTTCAAAGCTTCTGCTGGATGCTGACACATTCTCAAGTTTTAATTACCATTGACtaattctgtgtgtgtgagaatgagttgGATCACGAGTGATTGTTCACACAGTGGTTCTGTGGGATGACTGACCACAGTTCACCACAGCATTCCACATCACGTTATAGTCAGGCAGAAGGTGATTCATGCTACTGTTAAGCAATTCTTTCAAATGTGCTTTATTAGTTAAATAGGAACTCATTGAGAATCAGTTTTCTTCAAAATCAAGAATAACAGATAAAGCTTTGTTGATCAGTATCAATATAGGAATGACTTATGAAATGATATTCTTCAATGACAAATGGGCAATGCTATTGTTTCTGTGTAACTAACAACCCATGAATTAGGTGTAAGAAATCACGGCCTTTAAACCTAAGAACACAATTGCTTAAGAGGGCTATAAGTTacagagaaaatggagttgaattcTAAGATGTTGCAAAGTCTTAATGCTACAGATTTTGCTGATTTTACTTAATAATTTGCTTCGCATGGAAATGTGTATATGTCATTGGCTAAAAGTCTGAGAGTTTAGCTATTTTAAATCTGAACAAGCCCTGGTCGCAGTAGTTCTCCATTGTAAGATTAAGCTGTTCTTTATATGTTTCTGCAACAGGGAATTTTATCTTTGTGACAGGCGGCTACTTCCGAGAAAGTGTAGTATGGTACTGTGTGGACTGGGTGCTGGTTTATAACTCCTGTGAAGACAATTGGATGGAAGGACCGTCGATGAAGCAGTCTCGTAACTGGCATTGTGCAGTCGGTGTTGGGACGTACCTATATGTACTGGGAGGGAGCACTGATGAGGCTGTCGTCGCTGATGTTGAGCGACTTCCATTGATGGCCACAGAGTGGGAGAAAACAGCGCCCATGATGCGACCCGTGGAGAGGGCTGCAGTAGTCAGCATTGGCACCAGTGTATATATTTTGTGCGGGCTGGATGAAAATGGTGATGTTTACAGTGGGGTGCAGCGGCTAAATGTGGACAGTGATGTTTGGGACGTGATCTCCTTCTCCCCGCTTCCTCGGTAGGACCTGTTTCATTTTCGTGAAGGAGTTAATTTGACATTATTTTGCAGTTAAGAACATGTCTTTAGCTACTTTGGCTTTCAGCTTGAATTGGTCATTTTTAAGCTAAGCATCTTTAGACCCATCTCTTGGTTCTTGTCCCCTGAGTACTTTGTTTTGCCTCATAAGCCCTTTTGTTAATTAAACCCCTCAGGCCTTTCATCTTATCAGAGACCTTCTTATTCCTTCTTTTACTGTTCGTACTGACTTAAAATTTGATTAATTTTCCCAAAAAGTCacagatctgaaatattaactgggTTTGCCTCTGAGTGTTTTCATTTGATTTGCTGAGGTTTATTTTGAGTATTTTCCCTGAATGCTTAAGTTCACAGTGATCCTGTTTAAGATTAGCTGTGCCTGTGATGAGATGTGAGAGGGTGTGAGGTAGTTGCACTGTATCAGATATCTCAGAATTAAACACAGATCAGcagcactgtcactgacactggTGTTTGCTTTACCTGTTTAAGATATGATCTCTGTGCCACCATTCTGAATGGTGCAGTGTACGTCGTGGGAGGTCAGACGTTCCGTCTGGACACAGACACTGATGAGTGGACTCCAGTGGATGAGGAACTCTTCAATCAAAAGTTCTTCAGTGGTTGCACAACTGTTAACGGGAGGATCTTTGTCCttggggagaggagagggaacaCATCCACCCCAAACATGATTCTCTTTGATCCCTATACAGAAACATGTCAAGTAGTGGATGCAGCTGTGCCCTGTCCACTCCCTATTCGAGGCTGTGTGTCCATCCGAAAGTCCAACATGAGATTTGGAATTTAATCAGATACAGTTTAAGGGAATGAGTCACTTGTGTCCCTGGCCCTGTATCTCTGCTGCCCTTTTGACAGTAGCATCAAGATGAGGGAATTACAGTGCCAGCTTTCTCAGCTCAGGAGAGACCACAATCACAACTGCTTTCTGGTTACCCTGGACAAAATCTGGAATCCTGATTGACACCTCAAGTAATGTCCAATCAAAAAGTACCCTGAGACTCACGCTGAGGTAAACCGTCAATGCACGGGGCTATTTATCCTGGTCTGCTTGACAGTGAGCTGAATGTCATTTTTTCGCCCTCATTCGGGCTTTTTTTGCTTCCTGGCTTGATGAATATAATGTTTTCCTGGTCACCCTATAATAAACCTTAGCTCAACCACAACCCTATTGCCTGTATCCTTTTTCccgtttattcattcacaggatgatggtgtcactggctcggcagcatttattgtccatccctaatttcccagagggcagttaagagtcagccacattgctctgggtctggagtcacacataggccggacaaggtaagggtggcagtttccttccctaaaggacattagtgaagtcTTTCCCCAAAaattggcaatgggttcatggtcatcattagactcttaattccagatacttattgaacttagattccaccatctgccatggtcgaATTTGAACCTATGTTCTCAGGACATTATCTGGCATAACAGTAAttcataataccactaggccattgcctcccctctatCCCATCTTGCAACAAGTTTGGTTCTGAAGAAAATtcatgctggacttgaaacattaactctctttctctccatgaacgctgccggacctgctaaatgccttcttttgCAGTTTAAGCATCACCTGAGGGCTCTGACTGTGGCCTCTTATGCATCTCTTGTGCTGACACCCACTCCCTCCAACCTGCTATTGGCATTGCAATGAGCCAGACCATATATTCAGTAGAATTCCTCCCTTTATCCAGCTTCCTATCTGCTGCTTTAAGACCTTTATACCTGTTCTTGGTTCAGCAGCCATTTTCCCATTCCTTGTCAATATTGGATATTAAAGAGGTGAGTTGTTTACCTAGAGTCCTACTTATTTGTACTGATCTGCAGCAGACCAGAGCCAGTACAGTGAACAATTGATCATTTTAtgggttttcttttctttctgatcATGCATGTTTGTGTATTCTGGACTGAAAACAAAGTTGGGCTTTTCTGCCACCATTTGTAGCATTGCTGTAACACAGTGGAAGATTCCAGACAATATGCATGCTATCACAGATGTTGGTGAGAAAGTCAGGAAATTGGATTCTTTGAATAAATTAAGTGTGAAATTCAGCAGAGGTATTGCATAATATGAATCAAATTATTTTCCTACATCACTCTgcacccacccctccaccccagtTGATACAACAACAACTTTAGTTTTCAAAGCATACTTAACATGGTAAAAATGTCTCAATGTGCTCCTCAAGAGCAGTATAAAACAGAATTGGACTTTTGTGCTGCACAATGAGGTATTAGGACAGGTGACCACAAGTATGGTCAAAATCTTCGAAGGAGTGTTTTAAAGGTGAATAGGCCAATTGGGAGGTTTAAGGAGGTAATTCCAGATCTTTGGGTCTGTGCAGCTAAAGATGAGGACACaaatagagaacatagaacatagaaaagtacagcacagtacaggccctttggcccacgatgttgtgccgtggaagtatcctaatccaaaaataacctaacctacattcccctcaattcactgctgtccatgtgcatgtccagcagttgcttaaatgtcactaatgactccacttccacaactaccactggtaaactattccatgcgctcgcaactctctgggtgaagaacctctctctgacgtctcctctataccttcctcctaacaccttaaaactatgacccctcatggcagtcaatcctgccctggggaaaattctcttgccatcaactctatccatgcctctcattaccttgtacactatTTTttaatgagaggtgacttgatagaggtgtatcaAGTCTTGTTGAATGATttgaaggcaaagatagatttttgaacagtaaaggaattcagGGTTAGGGTGAGTAAGTGCAGTTAAAGCTatgaaaagattagccatgatcttattgaatggtataGCAGGCTAAATAGAAGGATGTAAAAACACAGGATGCTCACGAGACATGATTCAGAACAATCCACAAGCTCCTCCCCTTCATTGCCACACACAGCTGTGGTGGAGTAAAGGCACTTCATTATGCTAACAGGAAATTCTAGACATGCACCGCAGGTCATTTAGCAATAGGTGGAAACGACAAGAAAGTCTTCAAGATGGAGTCAGATCCACGCTTGAAGCTGGTACATGAAATATTGAACTTGCCTTTTCACTTCTGTATACTTACAATCTTGGTGCATAGTACCAgaaatttttgtttgtgttttacgTTGTCAACATTCTTTTTTGACACTTCAACTTTAAATTTAGAGTTCCTGGCCTACTTATTTCCTGGACAAAAGAGTAGAACTCTAGAGAGGTTAGAGTGTCCTTGACAGTAAGACCACATTTGATCTTGTGTGGCATGAAGGAGCATTAGCAACAGAGTAAttggtgttctgaggaagagtcaccaaatccaaaacattaactctatttgctccttcacagatgctgccagacc from the Stegostoma tigrinum isolate sSteTig4 chromosome 30, sSteTig4.hap1, whole genome shotgun sequence genome contains:
- the LOC125465849 gene encoding kelch-like protein 23 is translated as MCYSHWFIKNRSGYQIYLWPAAFLWVRVRWAMAFEVTSHKGTDCAADTVLEVGHRLFHVNRRLLASTSEYFRALFGGGTRESSENHIVLRGLDPEVFQLLLGFAARGQVNVERRNVEALLEAADFLLFDRVKLLCATFLQRELRVGNCAGALALARRLACPSLAAAARGVALTHLAAFMDDEEEFLQLPKEALAELLASDHLYVAREDQVFEAVMKWASHHNSRESHFLELLALVRAPFLSLSFLDLLIKRSKCSLQADPHNRLLRILNHSLPQSWTMARSQTQISRSYDTMYVLGGKHEQEQQELFQFHPQTNTWQACSPLRRRNLTQYAVATVGNFIFVTGGYFRESVVWYCVDWVLVYNSCEDNWMEGPSMKQSRNWHCAVGVGTYLYVLGGSTDEAVVADVERLPLMATEWEKTAPMMRPVERAAVVSIGTSVYILCGLDENGDVYSGVQRLNVDSDVWDVISFSPLPRYDLCATILNGAVYVVGGQTFRLDTDTDEWTPVDEELFNQKFFSGCTTVNGRIFVLGERRGNTSTPNMILFDPYTETCQVVDAAVPCPLPIRGCVSIRKSNMRFGI